Proteins encoded together in one Gallus gallus isolate bGalGal1 chromosome 18, bGalGal1.mat.broiler.GRCg7b, whole genome shotgun sequence window:
- the NPTX1 gene encoding neuronal pentraxin-1 produces MAALPRCLPLPPFLSLSLPRFLPLSLALLLALSALRGRAQSFGQTRFICTSVPLDGDMCAATAPGGGSAEELKSTVLQLRETVLQQKETIMNQKDTIRELTAKLGRCESQSVLDALPGESKGGGGGRKQGGFSKNTMGDLSRAPAAETLSQLGQTLQSLKTRLENLEQFSRMNSSGQSTNLKDILQNKIDDLEKEVLSRVNSLEEGKYNPKNESEERGKIESTLTSLHQRISDLEKGQKDNRPPDRFQLTFPLRTNYMYAKVKKSLPEMYAFSICMWIKSSASPGMGTPFSYAVPGQANELVLIEWGNNPMEILINDKVAKLPFVINDGKWHHICVTWTTRDGVWEAYQDGTQTGSGENLAPYHPIKPQGVLVLGQEQDTLGGGFDATQAFVGELAHFNVWDRRLSPGEVYALATCSSKAQAGNVIAWAEANIDIYGGATKWTFEACRQLN; encoded by the exons ATGGCCGCGCTGCCCCgctgccttcccctgcccccattcctgtccctgtccctgccCCGCTTCTTGCCCCTGTCCCTGGCGCTGCTCCTGGCGCTGTCGGCGCTGCGCGGCCGCGCTCAGAGCTTCGGGCAGACGCGCTTCATCTGCACCTCGGTGCCGCTGGACGGGGACATGTGCGCGGCCACGGCGCCGGGCGGCGGTTCGGCCGAGGAGCTGAAGAGCACCGTGCTGCAGCTACGGGAGACggtgctgcagcagaaagagaCCATCATGAACCAGAAGGACACCATCCGCGAGCTGACGGCCAAGCTGGGCAGGTGCGAGAGCCAGAGCGTGCTGGACGCGCTGCCCGGCGAGTCCAAGGGCGGCggggggggaaggaagcagGGCGGCTTCTCCAAGAACACCATGGGCGACCTGTCCCGGGCGCCGGCCGCCGAGACCCTCAGCCAGCTCGGGCAGACGCTGCAGTCCCTGAAAACCCGACTGGAGAACCTGGAG CAGTTCAGCAGGATGAACTCCTCCGGGCAGAGCACCAACCTGAAGGACATCCTGCAGAACAAGATCGACGATCTGGAGAAGGAGGTGCTGTCCCGCGTCAACAGCCTGGAGGAGGGCAAGTACAACCCCAAGAACGAGTCCGAGGAGCGGGGCAAGATCGAGAGCACCCTCACGTCGCTGCATCAGCGCATCAGCGACCTGGAGAAAG GCCAGAAGGACAACCGCCCCCCGGATAGGTTCCAGCTCACCTTCCCTCTGCGCACCAACTACATGTATGCCAAGGTGAAGAAGAGCCTCCCCGAGATGTACGCCTTCAGCATCTGCATGTGGATCAAATCCAGCGCCTCCCCCGGCATGGGCACCCCGTTCTCCTACGCCGTGCCCGGGCAGGCCAACGAGCTGGTGCTCATCGAGTGGGGCAACAACCCCATGGAGATCCTCATCAACGACAAG GTGGCCAAACTGCCCTTCGTCATCAACGACGGCAAATGGCACCACATCTGCGTCACCTGGACCACGCGGGACGGCGTCTGGGAGGCGTACCAGGACGGCACGCAGACGGGCAGCGGCGAGAACCTGGCCCCCTACCACCCCATCAAACCGCAGGGCGTGCTGGTGCTGGGCCAGGAGCAG GACACGCTGGGCGGAGGGTTTGATGCCACGCAGGCCTTCGTGGGGGAGCTGGCACACTTCAACGTGTGGGACCGGCGGCTGTCCCCGGGCGAGGTGTACGCGTTGGCCACGTGCAGCAGCAAAGCGCAGGCGGGGAACGTCATCGCCTGGGCAGAGGCCAACATCGACATCTACGGCGGGGCCACCAAGTGGACTTTCGAGGCCTGCCGGCAGCTCAATTAG
- the ENDOV gene encoding endonuclease V, protein MAETVPKAVPAATLRRWECEQDRLRAAVVPEDTERWQREPGWAGLQRVGGVDLSYVKGGDGSACASLVVLGYPGLEVLYEDCRMVAVSAPYVAGFLAFREVPFMVEAVERLQREQPGLRPQVLLVDGNGLLHQRGFGVACHLGVLTDLPCVGVAKNLLHVDGLVKDELHKEQIRSLQKKGDTFPLTGTSGAVLGMALRGCNNSSKPLYISVGHRICLETAVRLVKSCCKYRIPEPIRQADIRSRAYIQKQMCSPPAVVPSGLKRKEDAELEGKSHSGRNGEDPLH, encoded by the exons ATGGCGGAGACGGTCCCGAAGGCAGTGCCGGCCGCCACGCTCCGCCGCTGGGAGTG CGAGCAGGACAGGCTGCGGGCCGCCGTGGTGCCGGAGGACACGGAGCGGTGGCAGCGGGAGCCGGGCTGGGCCGGCCTGCAGCGGGTGGGCGGCGTGGATCTGTCCTACGTCAAAGGCGGCGACGGCAGCGCCTGCGCGTCCCTCGTCGTGCTCGGCTACCCCGGCCTCGAG GTGCTGTACGAGGACTGCCGGATGGTGGCTGTGAGTGCCCCGTACGTGGCAGGATTCTTGGCCTTCCGCGAGGTCCCTTTCATGGTGGAAGCTGTTGAGAGGCTTCAGCGGGAGCAGCCCGGGCTCAGACCTCAG gtacttcttgtagatgggaatGGTTTGCTCCATCAGAGAG GGTTTGGTGTGGCCTGTCACCTGGGAGTCCTGACAGATCTGCCATGTGTTGGAGTGGCCAAGAACCTCCTGCATGTGGATGGCTTGGTTAAGGATGAGCTGCACAAAGAGCAG ATTCGTTCcctgcagaagaaaggagataCTTTCCCTCTGACAGGCACTTCAGGGGCTGTCCTTGGTATG GCCCTGCGAGGCTGCAACAACAGCTCTAAACCTCTGTATATCTCTGTGGGCCACCGGATATGCCTGGAGACAGCTGTGCGTCTCGTCAAGTCCTGCTGCAAGTACCGGATCCCAGAGCCCATCCGCCAG GCTGACATTAGATCGAGGGCGTATATTCAGAAGCAGATGTGTTCCCCACCAGCGGTCGTACCTTCCGGGCTAAAGAG AAAAGAGGATGCTGAATTGGAGGGAAAATCTCATTCTGGAAGAAACGGTGAAGACCCCCTTCATTGA